One genomic segment of Erpetoichthys calabaricus chromosome 7, fErpCal1.3, whole genome shotgun sequence includes these proteins:
- the tmem174 gene encoding transmembrane protein 174, producing the protein MATDNTGIRSNRSSGDFSMNIFSMGPYPPNRYDTEVTDRDKAGATLIFSGVFLSLVGITFTIMGWIRYDAVSHFEWTQLLGPILLSVGVTFVFIAVCRFRMLTCKFCKESEDRVSEADQTPYGQSFVFTGINQPITFHGATLVQYIPTTAASLAQEGITLSPACLPSQNVSQRNGSVGTIVCPPQYCAIYALDNPAFLGDENCFSYQASTTDDTRNEETNDETEEECDGRVLPDEAADNTPPPAYDDIFPASLSTDSTT; encoded by the exons ATGGCTACTGACAATACTGGCATCAGAAGCAATCGCAGCAGTGGAGATTTCTCCATGAACATTTTTTCCATGGGTCCTTACCCACCTAATAGATATGATACCGAAGTAACAGACAGAGACAAGGCAGGAGCCACTTTGATATTCTCTGGTGTCTTTCTGAGTTTAGTTGGAATAACTTTCACTATTATGGGATGGATCAGATACGATGCTGTTTCACATTTTGAGTGGACGCAACTGCTGGGTCCCATCCTGCTCTCAGTGGGAGTAACCTTTGTATTTATTGCTGTGTGTAGATTTCGGATGTTGACCTGCAAGTTTTGCaaggagagtgaggacagagtcTCTGAGGCCGATCAAACACCTTATGGACAGTCCTTTGTCTTTACAGGCATTAATCAACCAATCACATTCCATGGGGCTACTTTGGTACAATACATACCCACTACAGCTGCCAGTCTAGCACAAGAGGGCATTACTCTGAGCCCAGCGTGCCTCCCATCACAAAATGTTAGTCAACGAAATGGATCGGTAGGGACTATTGTGTGCCCCCCACAATACTGTGCAATATATGCTCTGGATAACCCTGCCTTTCTGGGTGATGAAAACTGTTTCTCATATCAGGCCTCCACCACTGATGATACCAG GAATGAAGAAACCAATGATGAAACCGAAGAAGAATGTGATGGAAGAGTCCTTCCGGATGAAGCAGCTGACAACACTCCTCCTCCTGCTTATGATGACATATTCCCTGCTTCTCTCTCAACTGACAGCACCACAtga